The proteins below come from a single Takifugu rubripes chromosome 10, fTakRub1.2, whole genome shotgun sequence genomic window:
- the LOC115251244 gene encoding uncharacterized protein isoform X1, with translation MNLMYALYTNYDKTVILVGSQGVEEATELFYTPVLIGDQVTLRRMLDSGSTVVVEPSSSRSSPKNIMVGRVITPMWGDRWIPLKVLNPTNEAVTLRSNTKIADVFPCVAEDLAFSQGLCQTQPGLSEGPPALPRQVQDPMRLLKDCGLGDVDIDSCEVSSEWRRKLAELVLSYQDVFSRDKLDCGEVKDFVHRIHLSDDRPFRLPCRRVPPAHYQQLPEVLSDMEMKGIIRGRCPSAPYGPPASAAQTTGQQSFIWSKVSEIKNLQFCTKPHGSAREEKPQSVRIKMGNGNKKLEKMTINL, from the exons ATGAACCTGATGTATGCTCTGTATACAAATTACGATAAGACTGTGATCTTAGTGGGGTCACAGGGGGTTGAAGAGGCTACTGAGCTGTTTTATACACCCGTCCTGATTGGTGACCAGGTCACACTGAGGAGGATGCTTGATTCAG GGAGCACTGTCGTTGTTGAGCCATCATCTTCTCGTTCCTCCCCAAAAAACATCATGGTAGGCCGGGTTATAACACCTATGTGGGGTGACCGCTGGATCCCTTTGAAGGTTCTCAATCCCACCAATGAGGCTGTGACACTGCGCTCTAATACCAAAATTGCTGATGTATTCCCATGTGTTGCAGAGGATTTGGCTTTTTCACAGGGCCTGTGCCAGACCCAGCCGGGACTGTCAGAGGGTCCCCCTGCCCTGCCACGGCAGGTACAGGATCCGATGAGACTGCTGAAGGACTGTGGTTTAGGTGACGTTGACATTGACAGTTGTGAGGTTTCCAGTGAATGGAGGAGAAAACTGGCTGAGCTTGTGTTGTCCTATCAGGATGTGTTTTCTAGGGACAAGCTGGACTGTGGTGAGGTAAAGGATTTTGTCCACCGTATCCACCTCTCTGACGACCGCCCGTTTCGGCTGCCCTGTCGCAGGGTGCCACCAGCACACTACCAACAGTTACCTGAAGTGCTTTCAGACATGGAGATGAAAGGCATTATCA GAGGGCGGTGCCCCAGCGCCCCCTATGGGCCACCCGCCTCTGCAGCTCAAACTACGGGGCAGCAGAGCTTCAtttggtcaaaggtcagtgaaaTAAAGAATCTACAGTTCTGCACGAAGCCACATGGCAGCGCCAGAGAAGAGAAACCACAATCCGTCAGGATCAAAATGGGAAATGGCAACAAAAAGTTGGAAAAAATGACCATAAATCTGTAG
- the LOC115251244 gene encoding uncharacterized protein isoform X2 gives MNLMYALYTNYDKTVILVGSQGVEEATELFYTPVLIGDQVTLRRMLDSGSTVVVEPSSSRSSPKNIMVGRVITPMWGDRWIPLKVLNPTNEAVTLRSNTKIADVFPCVAEDLAFSQGLCQTQPGLSEGPPALPRQVQDPMRLLKDCGLGDVDIDSCEVSSEWRRKLAELVLSYQDVFSRDKLDCGEVKDFVHRIHLSDDRPFRLPCRRVPPAHYQQLPEVLSDMEMKGIIRGRCPSAPYGPPASAAQTTGQQSFIWSKTRRKEAARWL, from the exons ATGAACCTGATGTATGCTCTGTATACAAATTACGATAAGACTGTGATCTTAGTGGGGTCACAGGGGGTTGAAGAGGCTACTGAGCTGTTTTATACACCCGTCCTGATTGGTGACCAGGTCACACTGAGGAGGATGCTTGATTCAG GGAGCACTGTCGTTGTTGAGCCATCATCTTCTCGTTCCTCCCCAAAAAACATCATGGTAGGCCGGGTTATAACACCTATGTGGGGTGACCGCTGGATCCCTTTGAAGGTTCTCAATCCCACCAATGAGGCTGTGACACTGCGCTCTAATACCAAAATTGCTGATGTATTCCCATGTGTTGCAGAGGATTTGGCTTTTTCACAGGGCCTGTGCCAGACCCAGCCGGGACTGTCAGAGGGTCCCCCTGCCCTGCCACGGCAGGTACAGGATCCGATGAGACTGCTGAAGGACTGTGGTTTAGGTGACGTTGACATTGACAGTTGTGAGGTTTCCAGTGAATGGAGGAGAAAACTGGCTGAGCTTGTGTTGTCCTATCAGGATGTGTTTTCTAGGGACAAGCTGGACTGTGGTGAGGTAAAGGATTTTGTCCACCGTATCCACCTCTCTGACGACCGCCCGTTTCGGCTGCCCTGTCGCAGGGTGCCACCAGCACACTACCAACAGTTACCTGAAGTGCTTTCAGACATGGAGATGAAAGGCATTATCA GAGGGCGGTGCCCCAGCGCCCCCTATGGGCCACCCGCCTCTGCAGCTCAAACTACGGGGCAGCAGAGCTTCAtttggtcaaag ACTCGACGGAAGGAAGCAGCCCGCTGGCtgtga
- the LOC115251245 gene encoding general transcription factor II-I repeat domain-containing protein 2-like, which produces MVHPRCAVKRVDWSAGFRRRCGRKLQVNLVYHCITHQEALCGKALQMEHVMSSMKRVVNFIRAKGLNHRQFKSFLEELDLEYRDVPYHTEVRWPSRGKVLNRCFELREEICQFMENKGKDTTELRDKTFLCELAFLSDIVSHLDVLNLQLQGRGHIITDMYAAVRAFKTKLCLWKTQMLQGNLGHFPCCQTMAEQISPAVLPSAQFAEKINAFSAEFSRRFADFEAQKGRFELLSNPFAIDMKSAPTSLQMELIELQCNDMLKSKYDCWCCAVSMFPPRHNASITHPSCSDALNVRQHISM; this is translated from the coding sequence ATGGTGCACCCGCGGTGTGCGGTCAAAAGAGTGGATTGGTCAGCAGGATTCAGGAGAAGATGcgggaggaagctgcaggtgaaCTTAGTTTATCACTGTATCACACATCAGGAAGCGCTCTGTGGCAAAGCTCTGCAAATGGAACATGTTATGAGCTCTATGAAACGAGTCGTCAACTTCATAAGAGCCAAAGGTTTGAATCACCGGCAGTTCAAGTCTTTTCTGGAGGAGTTGGATTTGGAATACAGAGATGTGCCCTATCACACAGAGGTGAGATGGCCAAGCAGAGGAAAagtactgaacagatgttttgaGCTACGTGAGGAAATCTGTCAGTTTATGGAAAACAAAGGGAAGGACACAACAGAGCTGAGAGATAAAACATTTCTGTGTGAGCTTGCATTTCTGTCTGACATTGTGAGCCATCTCGATGTGCTTAACCTGCAGCTTCAGGGACGGGGCCACATCATCACAGACATGTACGCAGCAGTGAGGGCCTTTAAAACTAAGTTGTGTCTGTGGAAGACTCAGATGCTGCAAGGAAACTTGGGTCATTTTCCGTGCTGCCAAACCATGGCAGAGCAAATCTCTCCTGCCGTGCTGCCTAGCGCACAGTTTGCTGAAAAAATCAACGCGTTCAGCGCCGAGTTTTCCCGGCGATTTGCCGACTTTGAGGCTCAGAAAGGGAGATTTGAACTGCTCAGTAACCCGTTTGCGATCGACATGAAAAGCGcaccaaccagcctccaaatgGAGCTAATTGAACTCCAATGTAATGACATGCTCAAATCAAAATATGACTGTTGGTGCTGCGCGGTTTCCATGTTTCCTCCCAGACACAATGCCTCAATTACGCACCCAAGCTGCTCAGATGCTCTCAATGTTCGGCAGCACATATCTATGTGA